A stretch of Brassica napus cultivar Da-Ae chromosome C6, Da-Ae, whole genome shotgun sequence DNA encodes these proteins:
- the LOC106352647 gene encoding ribulose bisphosphate carboxylase small subunit, chloroplastic 2-like, producing the protein MASSMLSSATVVSSPAQAAMVAPFTGLKSSAAFPVTRKTDTDITSMASNGGRVNCMKVWPPVGKKKFETLSYLPDLTDVELSKEVDYLLRNKWIPCVEFELEHGFVYREHGNTPGYYDGRYWTMWKLPLFGCTDSAQVLKEVQECKKEYPNAFIRIIGFDNNRQVQCISFIAYKPPSFTGA; encoded by the exons ATGGCTTCCTCTATGCTCTCCTCTGCCACCGTGGTTAGCTCACCGGCTCAAGCGGCCATGGTTGCTCCATTCACAGGCTTGAAGTCATCCGCTGCATTCCCAGTCACTCGCAAGACCGACACTGACATTACTTCCATGGCAAGCAATGGAGGAAGAGTTAACTGCATGAAG GTGTGGCCACCAGTCGGGAAGAAGAAGTTTGAGACTCTCTCTTACCTTCCTGATCTTACTGACGTCGAATTGTCTAAGGAAGTTGACTATCTTCTTCGCAACAAGTGGATTCCTTGTGTTGAATTCGAATTggaa CATGGATTTGTATACCGTGAACACGGAAACACACCCGGATACTATGACGGACGTTACTGGACAATGTGGAAACTTCCTTTGTTCGGATGCACTGACTCTGCTCAAGTATTGAAGGAAGTGCAAGAGTGCAAGAAGGAATATCCTAACGCTTTCATTAGAATCATCGGATTCGACAACAACCGTCAAGTCCAGTGCATCAGTTTCATCGCCTACAAGCCACCAAGCTTCACCGGTGCTTAA
- the LOC106356644 gene encoding S-protein homolog 9-like, which translates to MNRLSCFLLVIGLCVGLSNAYEKNSVHFKNSLGRNNILKINCLSNNDNLGFHFLRPGETYEFSFHDSVFKTEFFCDLWQGPNFKFHAGFTGYEGGGLIVHYGKQNFWDAREDGIYFTHGQKTPKLEYNWE; encoded by the coding sequence ATGAATCGCCTCTCTTGTTTTCTGCTCGTCATTGGATTGTGCGTTGGGTTGAGTAACGCATATGAGAAAAACTCTGTACACTTCAAGAACTCTCTTGGTCGTAACAATATCTTGAAGATCAATTGTTTATCAAACAACGACAATCTAGGCTTCCACTTTTTGCGGCCTGGAGAAACCTACGAATTCAGTTTTCATGATAGTGtttttaaaacagaatttttctGTGACCTATGGCAAGGGCCTAATTTCAAGTTCCATGCAGGGTTCACGGGATATGAAGGTGGTGGTCTCATCGTTCATTATGGTAAACAAAACTTTTGGGATGCTAGAGAAGATGGAATTTACTTCACACATGGCCAAAAAACGCCCAAGTTAGAGTATAATTGGGAATAA
- the LOC106352651 gene encoding ubiquitin receptor RAD23d, with protein sequence MKIFVKTLKGTNFEIEVNPAETISDTKKRIETLHGAQYPAAQQMLIHQGKVLKDETTLEENNVVENSFIVIMLSKAKVSSSGASTASAPAPAPSATQAQPAQTVATPQVATPTASVPEPSSGAATGAAPSAAAASTQTDVYGQAASNLVAGNNLESTVQQILDMGGGSWDRDTVIRALRAAFNNPERAVEYLYSGIPAQAEIPPAPQAPATGGQAANPLAQTQQEAAPVPATGGPNANPLNLFPQGMPAADAGAGAGNLDFLRNSQQFQALRAMVQANPQILQPMLQELGKQNPQLVRLIQEHQADFLRLINEPVEGEENVMEQLEAAMPQAVTVTPEEREAIERLEAMGFDRAMVLEVFFACNKNEELAANYLLDHMHEFEEQ encoded by the exons ATGAAGATTTTCGTGAAGACTCTCAAAGGGACAAACTTCGAGATCGAAGTGAATCCGGCGGAGACG ATCTCTGATACTAAAAAGCGTATAGAAACTCTTCATGGTGCGCAATACCCAGCTGCTCAGCAGATGCTGATCCACCAAGGAAAAGTTCTCAAGGATGAGACTACGTTGGAAGAGAACAACGTCGTTGAGAACAGTTTCATTGTTATCATGTTGTCCAAG GCCAAGGTTTCTTCAAGTGGGGCATCAACTGCATCTGCACCTGCTCCAGCACCTAGTGCTACTCAG GCTCAACCTGCACAGACGGTAGCTACACCTCAGGTTGCTACTCCAACTGCCTCAGT TCCAGAGCCTTCAAGTGGAGCTGCAACCGGTGCAGCACCTTCTGCAGCCGCTGCTTC GACTCAGACAGATGTTTATGGACAAGCAGCGTCAAACCTTGTTGCTGGAAACAATCTAGAGTCCACTGTTCAGCAAATTCTTGACATGGGTGGAGGTAGTTGGGACCGTGACACTGTTATCCGTGCCCTTAGAGCCGCCTTTAACAACCCTGAAAGAGCTGTCGAATATCTGTACTCA GGAATCCCTGCTCAAGCTGAAATCCCACCAGCCCCTCAAGCCCCAGCTACTGGTGGACAGGCAGCAAACCCTCTAGCACAGACCCAACAAGAAGCTGCTCCAGTGCCTGCAACTGGTGGTCCTAACGCTAATCCGTTAAACCTGTTTCCCCag GGCATGCCCGCTGCAGATGCTGGTGCTGGAGCTGGTAATCTTGATTTCCTACGTAACAGTCAACAG TTCCAAGCCTTGAGAGCTATGGTACAAGCAAACCCGCAAATTCTACAG CCTATGCTTCAAGAGCTCGGTAAACAAAACCCGCAGCTTGTGCGACTCATCCAAGAGCACCAGGCTGACTTCCTACGCTTGATAAATGAACCTGTCGAGGGAGAAGA GAATGTCATGGAACAGTTGGAAGCAGCAATGCCACAAGCTGTTACCGTCACACCTGAAGAGCGTGAAGCCATTGAACGG CTTGAAGCGATGGGGTTTGATCGTGCGATGGTCTTAGAGGTGTTCTTTGCGTGTAACAAGAACGAAGAACTTGCAGCTAACTACCTTCTAGATCACATGCATGAGTTTGAGGAACAGTAA